A genome region from Pseudodesulfovibrio alkaliphilus includes the following:
- a CDS encoding NifU family protein translates to MREKVIKVLDKVRPALQADGGDVELVDITDNGIVQVRLTGACKGCPMSQITLKNGIERIVLKEVPEVKAVEAVN, encoded by the coding sequence ATGCGCGAGAAAGTCATCAAGGTACTCGACAAGGTCCGTCCCGCGCTTCAGGCCGACGGAGGCGACGTGGAGCTGGTGGACATCACCGACAACGGCATCGTTCAGGTCCGCCTGACCGGAGCCTGCAAGGGATGCCCCATGTCCCAGATAACGCTGAAAAACGGCATCGAACGGATCGTTCTCAAGGAAGTCCCCGAGGTCAAGGCCGTCGAGGCCGTCAACTAG
- a CDS encoding deoxycytidylate deaminase, which translates to MSERLPWPEYFMRIAHLVAQRSTCTRRAVGAIAVRGKRILATGYNGVPTNIAHCEEAGCLRERLGIPSGERHELCRGLHAEQNVIIQAATHHLDLTGCNIYCTTKPCILCTKMLINCEVKTIYYAQNYPDELSEQMLDEAGVKHVFMEGDFL; encoded by the coding sequence ATGTCCGAGAGACTGCCCTGGCCCGAGTATTTCATGCGTATCGCCCATCTGGTGGCCCAGCGGTCCACCTGCACCCGCCGGGCGGTGGGAGCCATCGCCGTGCGCGGCAAGCGCATCCTGGCCACCGGCTACAACGGGGTGCCCACCAACATCGCTCATTGCGAGGAGGCGGGCTGCCTGCGCGAAAGACTGGGGATTCCCTCGGGCGAGCGCCACGAGCTGTGCCGGGGTCTCCATGCCGAGCAAAACGTCATCATCCAGGCCGCCACCCACCACCTGGACCTGACCGGGTGCAACATATACTGCACCACCAAGCCCTGCATCCTGTGCACCAAGATGCTCATCAACTGCGAAGTGAAGACCATCTATTACGCCCAGAACTACCCCGACGAGCTCTCGGAGCAGATGCTCGACGAGGCCGGAGTGAAGCATGTGTTCATGGAAGGCGACTTCCTCTAG
- a CDS encoding Spy/CpxP family protein refolding chaperone has product MTKRNITTTALATILVLALAGWAIAGPGHGRGYCGPGPAGQNPYAQLTPEKQAAVEAIFEKYRPQMDQLRDSLWTKHATMQAMINGGKADEKKLGSLVAEMRNLREKMGELRAAMNDELTRETGIEAPFGPKGRGFGKGFGPDDCPAFGKVYGRSFDGGCGPCGEPRRS; this is encoded by the coding sequence ATGACCAAGAGAAACATTACCACCACCGCCCTGGCGACGATCCTTGTCCTCGCCTTGGCGGGCTGGGCCATTGCCGGTCCCGGCCATGGCCGCGGCTACTGCGGCCCCGGCCCAGCCGGACAGAATCCCTACGCCCAACTCACCCCGGAGAAGCAGGCGGCCGTGGAGGCCATCTTCGAGAAGTACCGCCCGCAGATGGATCAGCTTCGCGACTCCCTGTGGACCAAGCACGCCACCATGCAGGCCATGATCAACGGCGGCAAGGCCGATGAGAAGAAGCTCGGCTCCCTGGTGGCCGAGATGCGCAACCTGCGCGAGAAGATGGGCGAGCTGCGTGCCGCCATGAACGACGAACTGACCAGGGAGACCGGCATCGAGGCGCCCTTTGGCCCCAAGGGCCGCGGTTTCGGCAAGGGATTTGGCCCTGATGACTGCCCCGCCTTCGGCAAGGTGTACGGACGCAGTTTTGACGGTGGATGCGGGCCTTGCGGCGAGCCGCGTCGTTCCTAA
- a CDS encoding 4Fe-4S dicluster domain-containing protein — translation MSGKSFFVDLTLCTACRGCQVACKQWKKLPAEKTVNWGSYQNPRDLSSKTIRLVRFAETEAGGMLRWLFFPEQCRHCVYPPCADVNENPASVIHDEATGAVVYTDHTAKEKADTLRNNCPYDIPRTDPDTGVVSKCDMCIDRVRAGMLPACVKACPTGTMNFGDRSEMLELAEKRLAEVKKQYPEAMLIDPDMVRVIYLAAFPPESYYEYMEADASGVKPGPLTRKQLLAKLGSPIKRMTS, via the coding sequence ATGAGTGGAAAGTCCTTCTTTGTTGATCTGACCCTGTGCACGGCGTGCCGGGGTTGCCAGGTCGCCTGCAAGCAATGGAAAAAACTCCCGGCCGAGAAGACTGTCAACTGGGGCTCTTACCAGAACCCCAGAGACCTTTCGTCCAAGACGATACGGCTGGTCCGCTTCGCCGAGACGGAGGCGGGCGGCATGCTGCGCTGGCTGTTCTTCCCGGAACAGTGTCGGCACTGCGTTTATCCGCCCTGCGCCGATGTCAACGAAAACCCGGCCTCCGTCATCCACGACGAGGCCACCGGCGCGGTGGTCTACACCGACCATACCGCCAAGGAGAAAGCCGACACCCTGCGCAACAATTGCCCCTATGACATCCCGCGCACGGACCCGGATACCGGGGTGGTTTCCAAGTGCGACATGTGCATCGACCGTGTCAGGGCGGGCATGCTCCCGGCCTGCGTCAAGGCCTGTCCCACCGGAACCATGAACTTTGGCGACAGGAGCGAGATGCTCGAACTGGCAGAAAAACGGCTGGCCGAAGTCAAAAAACAGTATCCCGAAGCCATGCTCATCGATCCTGACATGGTTCGGGTCATCTATCTGGCGGCCTTCCCGCCGGAGAGCTACTACGAATACATGGAGGCCGACGCCTCGGGTGTGAAGCCTGGGCCGCTGACCAGAAAACAACTCCTGGCCAAGCTCGGCTCCCCCATCAAGCGCATGACCTCGTAG
- a CDS encoding two-component system sensor histidine kinase NtrB yields MEINSTGKEKGPLVALVLALIVLGLGSLYLTWRSIAHQREIVEGHIIMTGGSILRGVDNNLSRIVRSLRTNPQVAPIFPSMAEDLFSELSKSDDIVFIALCDADGIPLASSDRESGSPIISLPDMVTRDLEPGRAFHAMAEMNKRAVLVSGIRVRADSALLSRGEPVPQRDSGRGGTRGAGPGMMEHGMMGPGMGRDPGLDGPLDIDVAPVYLLVGLNAEKHLAQFRQYRRAATYQTGYVFLAAVGLWSLAFAYLRRRDEGRKLVRMERFQNKLLDNMPDGLVTLSETGEIMAANHSAKRLLAPAGEDGAPEILGVDWAGFPFAREPGGKAGSASYNWEQFDYQGRRLEILSLPFQGVDEDAAPELGQRLVLIRDRTQIRSLEENLNEAKRLAAIGSLAAGVAHEVRNPLSSLRGFAQLFAAKLKGQPPLDQYAATMVQEADRLNRVVTDLLYLARPRRLDPEETDLNAVGESLRQLMRFDFKSKRVEPEFDFVQPVVYADQDALRQVLLNLISNSLDAIGDCDECGKPGHIRLTSERVEGGVCVLVSDDGPGMDPGIADDAFKPFVTGKKTGTGLGLAIVQNIMRAHRGRAGMESQPGQGVTVRLFFPDAPPDGEASQGDQPEGPGAPDLPERTRETTSQGNGSPLSGQDGAGRREDT; encoded by the coding sequence ATGGAAATCAATTCCACTGGTAAAGAGAAAGGCCCGCTGGTGGCCCTGGTCCTGGCCCTCATCGTGCTGGGCCTTGGCAGCCTGTACCTGACATGGCGATCCATCGCGCACCAGCGAGAAATCGTCGAGGGCCACATCATCATGACCGGCGGCTCCATCCTGCGCGGGGTGGACAACAATCTCTCGCGCATAGTCCGCTCCCTGCGCACCAATCCCCAGGTGGCCCCCATCTTCCCCTCCATGGCCGAAGACCTGTTCTCCGAGCTTTCCAAATCGGACGACATCGTCTTCATAGCCCTGTGCGACGCCGACGGCATCCCCCTGGCCTCGTCGGACAGGGAGTCGGGCAGTCCCATCATCTCCCTGCCTGACATGGTTACCCGCGACCTGGAGCCCGGCAGGGCCTTCCACGCCATGGCCGAGATGAACAAGCGGGCCGTGCTCGTTTCCGGCATCCGGGTCCGGGCCGACTCGGCTCTTCTGAGCCGGGGCGAGCCGGTGCCCCAGCGCGATTCCGGCCGGGGCGGGACCCGCGGCGCGGGGCCGGGGATGATGGAGCACGGCATGATGGGTCCGGGCATGGGCCGCGACCCGGGGCTTGACGGTCCTCTCGATATCGACGTGGCCCCGGTCTATCTGCTGGTGGGACTCAACGCCGAGAAGCATCTGGCCCAGTTCCGCCAGTACCGCAGGGCGGCCACCTATCAGACCGGCTATGTCTTCCTGGCCGCTGTGGGGCTGTGGTCCCTGGCCTTCGCCTATCTGCGGCGGCGCGACGAAGGGCGCAAGCTCGTACGCATGGAGCGCTTCCAGAACAAACTGCTCGACAATATGCCCGACGGCCTTGTCACCCTCTCCGAAACCGGCGAGATCATGGCTGCCAACCATTCTGCCAAGCGGCTGCTGGCCCCGGCCGGCGAGGACGGTGCGCCCGAGATCCTCGGCGTGGACTGGGCCGGCTTTCCCTTTGCCCGCGAGCCGGGCGGCAAGGCCGGATCCGCGTCCTACAACTGGGAGCAGTTCGACTACCAGGGACGACGCCTGGAGATCCTTTCCCTGCCCTTCCAGGGGGTGGACGAGGACGCCGCGCCCGAATTGGGCCAGCGGCTGGTGCTTATCCGCGACCGCACCCAGATCCGCTCCCTGGAGGAGAACCTGAACGAGGCCAAACGGCTGGCGGCCATCGGCTCCCTGGCTGCGGGCGTGGCCCATGAAGTGCGCAACCCCTTAAGCTCCCTGCGCGGTTTTGCCCAGCTCTTCGCCGCCAAGCTCAAGGGCCAGCCCCCCCTTGACCAATACGCCGCCACCATGGTCCAGGAGGCCGACCGCCTCAACCGCGTGGTCACGGACCTGCTCTATCTGGCCCGGCCCCGACGGCTTGACCCCGAGGAGACGGACCTGAACGCGGTGGGCGAATCTCTGCGTCAACTCATGCGTTTCGACTTCAAGAGCAAACGGGTCGAACCGGAATTCGATTTTGTCCAGCCCGTGGTTTATGCCGATCAGGATGCGCTGCGACAGGTGCTGCTCAATCTCATCAGTAACAGCCTCGACGCCATCGGCGATTGCGACGAGTGCGGAAAGCCGGGGCATATCCGGCTGACGAGCGAGCGGGTCGAGGGCGGGGTGTGCGTCCTGGTCTCGGACGACGGTCCCGGCATGGACCCGGGCATAGCCGACGACGCATTCAAGCCCTTTGTCACCGGCAAGAAGACCGGCACCGGGCTCGGTCTGGCCATCGTCCAGAACATCATGCGCGCCCACCGGGGGCGGGCCGGGATGGAATCGCAGCCGGGGCAGGGCGTCACGGTGCGCCTCTTTTTCCCCGACGCGCCGCCCGACGGGGAGGCATCGCAGGGGGATCAGCCGGAAGGCCCAGGCGCACCGGACCTGCCGGAGCGGACCCGGGAGACGACATCACAAGGAAATGGCAGCCCCCTGTCCGGGCAGGACGGGGCAGGCCGCCGGGAGGATACATGA
- a CDS encoding sigma-54-dependent transcriptional regulator: protein MIEDRVVLVVDDEPGHRLMVRAVLEDDGWTVLDAPSGERALTLLAEAAESGTMPDVALVDMKMPGMDGMQLLKELQMRRQGMPVVLLTAFGSVGSAVDAMKRGAFDYLTKPADNEELTVVLGKAFEYHKLVRENVRLKAEAGGDLKFIGASPGIERVRDLIAQAGPTEATVLILGQSGTGKELVAEGLHRASNRASRPLIKVNCAALPDDLLESELFGYEKGAFTGAVKDKPGRFQLADGGTLFLDEIGEMPGALQAKLLRVLQEKTIEPLGSVKTLRVDTRIIAATNRDLKREVEAGRFREDLYYRLAVLEIRIPPLCERKEDLPLLVSFLLRKLGNKNHKVIRTVTPAFLDALSGYDWPGNVRELENVLERALILSRSDALGPDLLPPQVSGAREAAVDMAPSYSQVLASPASLEEAEKLAIMRALEENGNHRERTADALGISRRTLQYKLKKFGLTRR from the coding sequence ATGATCGAGGATCGCGTGGTACTCGTGGTGGATGACGAGCCGGGTCATCGGCTCATGGTCCGGGCCGTTCTTGAGGATGACGGCTGGACCGTGCTTGACGCTCCCTCGGGCGAACGCGCCCTGACCTTGCTGGCCGAGGCTGCCGAATCCGGCACCATGCCCGACGTGGCCCTGGTGGACATGAAAATGCCGGGCATGGACGGCATGCAGTTGCTCAAGGAGCTGCAGATGCGCCGCCAGGGCATGCCCGTGGTCCTGCTGACTGCCTTCGGCAGCGTGGGCAGCGCCGTGGACGCCATGAAACGCGGGGCCTTCGACTACCTGACCAAGCCTGCGGACAACGAAGAGCTGACCGTGGTTCTGGGCAAGGCTTTCGAGTACCACAAGCTTGTCCGCGAAAACGTGCGGCTCAAGGCCGAGGCGGGCGGCGACCTGAAGTTCATCGGGGCCAGCCCCGGCATCGAGCGGGTGCGCGACCTCATCGCCCAGGCCGGCCCCACCGAGGCCACGGTGCTCATCCTGGGCCAGTCGGGAACAGGCAAGGAGCTGGTGGCCGAGGGACTGCACCGGGCCAGCAACCGCGCCTCTCGTCCCCTGATCAAGGTCAATTGCGCTGCCCTGCCCGACGACCTGCTGGAGAGCGAGCTCTTCGGCTATGAAAAGGGTGCCTTCACCGGAGCGGTCAAGGACAAGCCCGGACGCTTCCAGCTGGCCGACGGCGGCACCCTCTTTCTCGACGAGATCGGCGAGATGCCCGGCGCACTTCAGGCCAAGCTCTTGCGCGTGCTTCAGGAGAAGACCATTGAGCCGCTGGGCTCGGTCAAGACCTTGCGGGTGGACACCCGGATCATCGCGGCCACCAACCGCGACCTCAAGCGAGAGGTGGAGGCGGGCCGCTTCCGCGAAGACCTGTACTACAGGTTGGCGGTGCTGGAGATCCGCATTCCGCCCCTTTGCGAGCGCAAGGAGGATCTGCCCCTTTTGGTCAGCTTCCTGCTGCGCAAGCTGGGCAACAAGAACCACAAGGTCATCCGCACCGTGACCCCGGCCTTTCTGGACGCCCTGTCGGGCTACGACTGGCCCGGCAACGTGCGCGAGCTGGAAAACGTGCTGGAGCGCGCCCTGATCCTGTCGCGTTCGGACGCCCTGGGCCCGGACCTGCTGCCGCCCCAGGTGTCCGGCGCCCGTGAGGCCGCAGTGGACATGGCTCCCAGCTACAGCCAGGTCCTGGCCTCGCCCGCCTCGCTGGAGGAAGCGGAGAAACTCGCCATCATGCGCGCCCTGGAGGAGAACGGCAACCATCGCGAGCGCACGGCCGACGCCCTGGGCATCAGCCGCCGCACCCTGCAGTACAAACTCAAGAAGTTCGGCCTGACCCGGCGCTGA
- the gltX gene encoding glutamate--tRNA ligase produces the protein MGKIVSRFAPSPTGFLHIGGARTALFSWLIARSREGEFRLRIEDTDRERSTDEATQAIIDSMNWLGLDHDGEIVHQSERAARHNEVIDQMIASGHAYFCQCTREDVDAMRERAMAEGRKPKYDGTCRERGLTSGAVRLKAPQEGATAFRDMVKGPIVVENAEMDDMILRRSDGTPTYNLAVVVDDHDMDVTTVLRGDDHVNNTPRQILIYQAMGWDVPEFGHVPMILGPDKKKLSKRHGALSVMEYEKMGYLPEAVCNYLARLGWSHGDQELFTMDEMKALFNPDNLGSSPSVFDLTKFEWVNGQYMQKADPDRLAGMLCDFLAREVGKEEAAKVDRATFARIAPLLQPRAKSVAHMLEQARPFIVDAAFLHYDEAAVKKFLTDETRPLLEAIAQRMEALPEFTETSLEAMHKAFIEERGIKFKDIAQPIRVAIMGTTQSPGLFETMAVLGREQTMARLERALGL, from the coding sequence ATGGGCAAGATCGTATCCCGGTTCGCTCCGAGCCCAACGGGATTTCTGCATATCGGCGGCGCCCGCACCGCGCTGTTTTCCTGGCTTATCGCCCGCTCCCGGGAGGGCGAATTCCGCCTGCGCATCGAAGATACCGACCGCGAGCGCTCCACCGACGAAGCCACCCAGGCCATCATCGACTCCATGAACTGGCTCGGGCTCGATCACGATGGCGAGATCGTCCACCAGTCCGAGCGGGCCGCCCGCCACAACGAGGTCATCGATCAGATGATCGCCTCGGGCCACGCCTACTTCTGTCAGTGTACCAGGGAAGACGTGGACGCCATGCGCGAAAGGGCCATGGCCGAGGGCCGCAAACCCAAGTACGACGGGACCTGCCGCGAGCGGGGGCTGACTTCCGGCGCGGTCCGGCTCAAGGCGCCCCAGGAGGGGGCCACGGCCTTCAGGGACATGGTCAAGGGCCCCATCGTGGTGGAAAACGCCGAGATGGACGACATGATCCTGCGCCGCAGCGACGGCACGCCCACCTACAATCTGGCCGTGGTGGTGGACGACCACGACATGGATGTGACCACGGTCCTGCGCGGCGACGACCACGTCAACAACACGCCGCGCCAGATCCTCATTTATCAGGCCATGGGCTGGGACGTGCCCGAGTTCGGCCATGTGCCCATGATCCTTGGCCCGGACAAGAAAAAGCTCTCCAAGCGCCACGGTGCGCTCTCGGTCATGGAATACGAGAAGATGGGCTACCTGCCCGAGGCCGTGTGCAACTACCTCGCCCGGCTGGGCTGGTCCCACGGCGACCAGGAGCTTTTCACCATGGACGAGATGAAGGCCCTCTTCAATCCCGACAACCTCGGCTCGTCGCCCTCGGTCTTTGACCTGACCAAGTTCGAATGGGTCAACGGCCAGTACATGCAAAAGGCCGACCCGGACCGGCTGGCCGGAATGCTCTGCGATTTCCTTGCCCGCGAGGTGGGCAAGGAGGAGGCGGCCAAAGTGGACCGGGCCACCTTCGCCCGCATCGCCCCCCTGCTCCAGCCCCGGGCCAAGTCCGTGGCGCACATGCTGGAACAGGCCCGGCCCTTCATTGTGGACGCCGCCTTCCTCCATTACGACGAGGCTGCGGTGAAGAAATTCCTCACCGACGAGACCAGACCCCTGCTCGAAGCCATCGCCCAACGCATGGAGGCGCTGCCCGAATTCACCGAAACGTCCCTTGAGGCCATGCACAAGGCGTTCATCGAAGAGCGCGGTATCAAGTTCAAGGACATAGCCCAACCCATCCGCGTGGCCATCATGGGCACCACCCAGTCGCCGGGCCTCTTCGAGACCATGGCCGTGCTCGGCCGCGAGCAGACCATGGCCCGCCTGGAGCGCGCCCTGGGCCTGTAG
- the ribD gene encoding bifunctional diaminohydroxyphosphoribosylaminopyrimidine deaminase/5-amino-6-(5-phosphoribosylamino)uracil reductase RibD produces MARAAELARLGRGTTAPNPCVGAVLVRDERIVAEGWHMRYGGLHAERECLVDARSKGIDPRGAAMFVTLEPCNHHGKTPPCTQALIDAGVARVVIGTRDPNPVAAGGVERLAAAGLEIEVGVLEEVCRDLIADFLVWQTTHSTFNIVKMAATLDGKIASRQRRPEPVSCPESFARVHELRARADAVIVGGTTFRADDPSLTCRAPGLADDFLQPYGVVVTSRLPVNPDDHVLTRQRPERTIFMTTRESARSSEADRLRGRGSSVWPLPGSAGGLNLAVGLERLRFDLGCHTSLWEGGGRLAMQCVDQGLADEIVHFVAPRILGDESAPSAYAGHGERSMAEAANFRIIDTRRSGDDIMITLRPR; encoded by the coding sequence ATGGCCCGGGCCGCGGAGCTGGCCCGGCTGGGGCGCGGAACCACGGCCCCCAACCCCTGCGTGGGCGCGGTGCTGGTGCGCGACGAACGCATTGTGGCCGAGGGGTGGCACATGCGCTACGGCGGCCTGCATGCCGAGCGCGAGTGTCTGGTGGATGCCCGCAGCAAGGGGATCGACCCACGCGGGGCCGCCATGTTCGTCACCCTTGAGCCCTGCAACCACCACGGCAAGACGCCGCCCTGCACCCAGGCCCTTATCGACGCGGGCGTGGCCAGGGTCGTGATCGGTACCCGCGATCCCAACCCGGTGGCCGCCGGGGGCGTGGAGCGGCTCGCCGCCGCAGGCCTGGAGATCGAAGTGGGCGTCCTTGAAGAGGTCTGCCGCGACCTCATCGCCGACTTCCTGGTCTGGCAGACCACCCACTCCACGTTCAACATCGTCAAGATGGCCGCCACCCTGGACGGCAAGATCGCCTCGCGCCAGCGCAGACCAGAGCCCGTTTCCTGTCCCGAGTCCTTTGCCCGGGTTCACGAACTGCGCGCCCGGGCAGACGCGGTCATCGTGGGCGGGACCACCTTCCGTGCCGACGACCCGAGCCTGACCTGCCGTGCGCCGGGCTTGGCCGATGACTTCCTCCAGCCCTATGGGGTGGTCGTCACATCGCGCCTGCCCGTCAACCCGGACGACCATGTTCTGACCCGCCAGCGCCCGGAGCGGACCATATTCATGACCACCCGTGAAAGCGCCCGCAGCTCCGAGGCCGACAGGCTGCGCGGCCGGGGCAGTAGCGTCTGGCCCCTGCCCGGATCCGCAGGCGGACTCAACCTCGCGGTGGGCCTGGAGCGCCTGCGCTTCGACCTGGGCTGCCACACCAGCCTGTGGGAGGGGGGCGGACGGCTCGCCATGCAATGCGTCGACCAGGGGCTGGCCGACGAGATCGTTCATTTCGTGGCCCCGCGCATCCTGGGCGACGAATCCGCACCCTCTGCCTATGCGGGCCACGGGGAACGCTCCATGGCAGAGGCCGCCAACTTCCGCATCATCGACACCCGTCGCTCGGGCGATGACATCATGATCACCCTGCGGCCCAGATAG